One genomic region from Phragmitibacter flavus encodes:
- the trmD gene encoding tRNA (guanosine(37)-N1)-methyltransferase TrmD → MAPLHHLSSKSTDPLSIDTSQIIRSVSCSMQVDVITLFPEVVTTPLAASMMGRAQQLGALQLTVHNLREHGLGKHRQVDDTPYGGGPGMVLRPEPIEAAIAPIRREDSRIIFMSPQGKRFTQADAARLATHPHLIFLCGHYEGIDQRIVDTLVDEELSIGDYVLTNGAIAAAVVIDAVVRLLPGVLGDDQSAVEESFGPSGLLDHPHYTKPPVWNDLPVPPVLTSGDHAKVAKWRREQARLRTEANRPDLLK, encoded by the coding sequence ATGGCACCACTCCACCACCTGTCATCAAAAAGCACCGACCCGCTTTCAATAGACACCAGCCAAATCATCCGTAGCGTCTCCTGCTCCATGCAAGTCGACGTCATCACCCTGTTCCCCGAAGTGGTCACCACTCCGCTTGCCGCCAGCATGATGGGCCGCGCCCAACAGCTCGGCGCCCTTCAACTCACCGTCCACAACCTTCGCGAACACGGACTCGGCAAACATCGACAGGTCGACGACACCCCCTACGGCGGCGGCCCCGGCATGGTGCTCCGACCCGAACCCATCGAAGCCGCCATCGCTCCCATCAGACGCGAAGACTCCCGCATCATCTTCATGTCCCCCCAAGGCAAACGCTTCACCCAGGCCGACGCCGCCCGCCTCGCCACCCACCCCCACCTCATCTTTCTCTGCGGCCACTACGAAGGTATCGACCAACGCATCGTCGACACCCTCGTCGATGAAGAACTCTCCATCGGTGATTACGTCCTCACCAACGGAGCCATCGCCGCCGCCGTTGTCATCGATGCCGTCGTTCGACTCCTCCCCGGCGTCCTTGGAGATGATCAATCCGCCGTCGAAGAAAGCTTCGGTCCGAGCGGCCTTCTCGACCACCCTCACTACACCAAACCCCCTGTCTGGAACGACCTCCCCGTCCCTCCCGTGCTCACCTCAGGCGATCACGCCAAAGTCGCCAAGTGGCGTCGCGAACAGGCTCGACTGCGCACCGAAGCGAACCGCCCCGATCTCCTTAAGTAA
- a CDS encoding type II toxin-antitoxin system VapB family antitoxin yields MKLTMNIDDALLESVMKATGIKSKTRVVDHVLREWDRRHTLKTLLETNLGLSEDEIIHAFDPAHNWSELRIAETPASYGKRTDPD; encoded by the coding sequence ATGAAGCTCACCATGAACATTGATGACGCCCTCCTCGAAAGCGTCATGAAGGCCACGGGCATCAAAAGCAAAACCCGCGTCGTCGACCACGTCTTGCGCGAGTGGGACCGGCGTCACACCCTCAAAACCTTGTTGGAAACCAACCTCGGTTTGAGCGAAGACGAAATCATCCACGCCTTCGATCCCGCCCACAATTGGAGCGAACTACGCATCGCAGAAACCCCCGCATCCTATGGCAAAAGAACCGATCCTGATTGA
- a CDS encoding PIN domain-containing protein, with product MAKEPILIDSSYYIQEAQEGRNPLRLLAYLAVERDLVICGLVRCEVGRGIRDIHVRQAFKRVWDVMINVPVDAHLWQEAEDLAWTLDRRGITLPLQDIVIACCAAKAGAIVLTHDKHFKTIPGCKTARSAQELI from the coding sequence ATGGCAAAAGAACCGATCCTGATTGATAGCAGCTACTACATTCAGGAAGCCCAGGAAGGTCGCAACCCCCTGCGCCTCCTCGCCTATCTGGCCGTCGAACGCGACCTCGTCATCTGCGGTCTGGTTCGTTGCGAAGTCGGACGCGGCATCCGCGACATCCATGTGCGCCAGGCCTTCAAACGCGTTTGGGACGTCATGATCAACGTCCCCGTCGACGCCCACCTCTGGCAGGAAGCCGAAGACCTCGCCTGGACCCTCGACCGACGCGGCATCACCCTCCCCCTCCAGGACATCGTCATCGCCTGCTGCGCCGCCAAAGCCGGAGCCATCGTCCTCACCCACGACAAACATTTCAAAACCATCCCCGGCTGCAAAACCGCCCGCAGCGCCCAGGAACTCATCTGA
- a CDS encoding zinc-binding dehydrogenase, whose protein sequence is MNSAAVVNYSPEKYSVEIREIPKPEIGDDDILLEVANVGVCGSDLHQWTSDHSWPVNYPVVLGHEFGGHIIELGKNVEGWQEGDRVVSETAAIISHNNPMTKRGLYNLDPTRKGFGYGVNGAMTKYVRVPSRILHHVPDQLPFEQACLTEPCCVAYNAVVKNARIEPGDRVIVLGPGTIGILCAAMAKLCGAEVAIVGLPQDAHRLEIARSYGCEVIIGDAKPWALERDGLGCDGVIDAAGASITLRIALDLVRPAGWISKVGWGPQPLGFNIDPLVQKNITLQGSFSHNWPIWERVIALLASGQFNVEPIIGGVWPITEWHTAFEKMHTGEVVKSVLKPV, encoded by the coding sequence ATGAACTCCGCCGCCGTCGTCAACTACTCCCCCGAAAAATACTCCGTCGAAATCCGCGAAATCCCCAAACCCGAAATTGGCGACGACGACATCCTCCTCGAAGTCGCCAACGTCGGCGTCTGTGGCTCCGACCTCCACCAGTGGACCTCCGATCACTCATGGCCCGTCAATTACCCCGTCGTCCTCGGCCACGAATTCGGCGGCCACATCATTGAACTCGGCAAAAACGTCGAAGGCTGGCAGGAGGGCGACCGCGTCGTCTCCGAAACCGCCGCCATCATCAGCCACAACAACCCCATGACCAAACGCGGTCTCTACAACCTCGACCCCACCCGCAAAGGTTTCGGTTACGGCGTCAACGGTGCCATGACCAAATACGTCCGCGTCCCCAGCCGCATCCTTCATCACGTCCCCGACCAACTCCCCTTCGAACAAGCCTGCCTCACCGAACCCTGCTGCGTTGCCTACAACGCCGTCGTCAAAAACGCCCGCATCGAACCCGGCGACCGCGTCATCGTCCTCGGCCCCGGCACCATCGGCATCCTCTGCGCCGCCATGGCCAAACTCTGCGGAGCCGAAGTCGCCATCGTCGGTCTCCCGCAGGACGCGCACCGACTCGAAATCGCCCGCAGTTACGGCTGCGAAGTCATCATCGGCGATGCCAAACCCTGGGCCCTGGAACGCGATGGACTCGGCTGCGACGGAGTCATCGACGCCGCTGGAGCCAGCATCACCCTGCGCATCGCCCTCGACCTCGTCCGCCCCGCCGGTTGGATCAGCAAGGTCGGCTGGGGCCCCCAACCCCTCGGCTTCAACATCGATCCCCTCGTCCAAAAAAACATTACCCTGCAAGGCAGCTTCAGCCACAACTGGCCCATCTGGGAACGCGTCATCGCCCTCCTCGCCAGCGGCCAGTTCAATGTTGAACCCATCATCGGTGGCGTCTGGCCCATCACCGAATGGCACACCGCCTTCGAAAAAATGCACACCGGCGAAGTTGTCAAATCTGTCCTCAAACCAGTCTGA
- a CDS encoding SDR family oxidoreductase yields MRLQNKTIIITGSCTGIGKAIAQRCVAEGAQVLIHGLEPDLGQSLVNELGPNNAALHIEDLTNPDAPQHLVDTAITAFGKLDAIVNNAAMVVASNLQTTDLDFFRKMLEVNTLAPFALIKAALPHLTATKGNILNIGSVNAWSGEPNLLPYSVSKGALMTLTRNLGDTLMRENHVRVNQINPGWVLTENEAQRKRDHGLADNWYADLPAVYAPSGRILWPQEIAAAAIYWLADESGPISGQVVDLEQHPFIGRNPPKDTSTIPAPPN; encoded by the coding sequence ATGCGCCTCCAAAACAAAACCATCATCATCACCGGCAGCTGCACCGGCATCGGCAAAGCCATCGCCCAACGCTGCGTCGCCGAAGGTGCCCAGGTCCTCATCCACGGACTCGAACCCGACCTCGGCCAATCCCTCGTCAACGAACTCGGCCCCAACAACGCCGCCCTCCATATCGAAGACCTCACCAACCCCGACGCCCCACAACACCTCGTCGACACCGCCATCACCGCCTTCGGCAAACTCGACGCCATCGTCAACAACGCCGCCATGGTGGTCGCCAGCAATCTGCAAACCACCGACCTCGATTTCTTCCGCAAGATGCTCGAAGTCAACACCCTCGCCCCCTTCGCCCTCATCAAGGCCGCCCTCCCCCACCTCACCGCCACCAAAGGCAACATCCTCAACATCGGCAGCGTCAACGCCTGGTCCGGCGAACCCAACCTCCTCCCTTACTCCGTCTCCAAGGGTGCCCTCATGACCCTCACCCGCAACCTCGGCGACACCCTCATGCGCGAAAACCATGTCCGCGTCAATCAGATCAACCCCGGCTGGGTCCTCACCGAAAACGAAGCCCAACGCAAACGCGATCACGGCCTCGCCGACAACTGGTATGCCGACCTCCCCGCCGTCTACGCCCCTTCTGGACGCATCCTCTGGCCCCAGGAAATCGCCGCCGCCGCCATCTACTGGCTCGCCGACGAATCCGGCCCCATCAGCGGTCAGGTCGTCGACCTTGAACAACACCCCTTCATCGGCCGCAATCCCCCCAAAGACACCAGCACCATCCCGGCACCCCCAAATTGA
- a CDS encoding GntR family transcriptional regulator: MPENSSNSATGLKAIKRLSMADEVASQVRSAIIAGEIPEGSPISEIQLAERLQVSRVPVREALVELEHDGIVQFDHRGRCQVREFTHHDVEELVSLRINLEVMSAKLAAKHRSASDLAKLERNVVALKKEKDVTIMSRLDVEFHDLIMQASGHHRLLVCWRTIRTQFEVLLAKAHRWQKSQRIPVSDHALRGHLPILQAISESDPTQAGKAMLSHVREWGEWMPLIESTNTTPSS; the protein is encoded by the coding sequence ATGCCTGAAAATTCATCTAATTCCGCCACCGGACTCAAAGCCATCAAACGCCTCAGCATGGCCGACGAAGTCGCCAGTCAGGTCCGCTCTGCCATCATCGCCGGCGAAATCCCCGAGGGCAGCCCCATCAGCGAAATCCAGCTCGCCGAACGCCTTCAAGTCAGCCGTGTCCCCGTTCGCGAAGCCCTCGTCGAACTCGAGCATGACGGCATCGTGCAATTCGATCATCGCGGGCGTTGCCAGGTGCGCGAGTTCACCCATCACGACGTCGAAGAACTCGTCAGCCTGCGCATCAACCTCGAAGTCATGAGCGCCAAACTGGCCGCCAAACATCGAAGCGCATCCGACCTCGCCAAACTTGAACGCAACGTTGTCGCCCTTAAAAAAGAAAAAGACGTCACCATCATGAGTCGTCTCGATGTCGAGTTCCACGACCTCATCATGCAAGCCTCCGGTCATCACCGACTCCTCGTCTGCTGGCGAACCATCCGCACCCAGTTCGAAGTGCTTCTCGCCAAGGCCCATCGCTGGCAAAAATCTCAGCGCATCCCCGTCAGCGATCACGCCTTGCGCGGACACCTCCCCATCCTTCAAGCCATCTCCGAAAGCGATCCCACCCAGGCCGGCAAAGCCATGCTCAGTCACGTCCGTGAATGGGGCGAATGGATGCCCCTCATCGAATCAACCAACACCACACCTTCCTCATGA
- a CDS encoding orotidine 5'-phosphate decarboxylase / HUMPS family protein yields the protein MKPIVQISLDLTNIDEALETAAMALRAGVDWLEAGTPLILAEGLHGVRKLREAFPNIPIVADLKTMDGGYLEAEMMAKAGATHVVVMARAHEETIKVVVQAGRDHNVKVMGDNLGCPDMIAGAKFLEDLGCDFVIHHIGYDERRGIAARGERMPSPLDQLREVVNSVNIPVQAVGGLTLEQAIACPQYGAPLVVLGAPLTIDADAFKTADGDLENSLRLICTAIHAHGNVSK from the coding sequence ATGAAACCCATCGTTCAAATCTCTCTCGACCTCACCAACATCGACGAAGCCCTCGAAACCGCCGCCATGGCCCTCCGCGCCGGGGTCGACTGGCTTGAAGCCGGCACTCCGCTCATCCTCGCCGAAGGCCTGCACGGCGTTCGCAAACTCCGCGAAGCGTTTCCCAATATCCCCATCGTCGCCGACCTCAAAACCATGGACGGCGGTTATCTTGAAGCCGAAATGATGGCCAAAGCCGGAGCCACCCACGTCGTCGTCATGGCCCGCGCCCATGAAGAGACCATCAAGGTCGTCGTGCAGGCCGGACGCGACCACAACGTCAAGGTGATGGGCGACAACCTCGGCTGTCCCGACATGATCGCCGGAGCCAAATTCCTTGAAGATCTTGGCTGCGACTTCGTCATCCACCACATCGGCTATGACGAACGACGCGGCATCGCCGCCCGCGGCGAACGCATGCCCAGCCCCCTCGACCAACTCCGCGAAGTCGTCAACTCCGTCAACATCCCCGTCCAGGCCGTCGGCGGCCTCACCCTCGAACAAGCCATCGCCTGCCCCCAATACGGTGCCCCCCTGGTCGTTCTCGGTGCCCCGCTTACCATCGACGCCGACGCCTTTAAAACCGCCGACGGCGACCTCGAAAACTCTCTCCGCCTCATCTGCACCGCCATCCACGCCCACGGCAACGTCTCCAAATAA